DNA from Ficedula albicollis isolate OC2 chromosome 22, FicAlb1.5, whole genome shotgun sequence:
CGAAGGTGACGGGAGGGACGAGCTCCAGGCCTTTGAGGCAGATCTGCAAAGAGCCGCAGCTCAGAGACCCCCGGGCGCAGCCgcgggtgggggggggggggggggggggggggggggggggggggctgccgcaGCCGGGCAGAGGCAGGGAGCGGGGCTGCCCTTAccatggggagcagggagctccgCAGCGCCGCGATGGGCATCGGCCTGCGCTCCCCGGAGGCGTTTTTGGAATCCACGGCCACCACGTGCAGCTGGTCCCTGGCGTCAGCCCCCAGGCagatctgcagcacagagcccgTGGCAGGAGCCTCGCCCCGAGCTCCGGCGGGGCCCCTGCCGGGGCTCGGCTCTCACCGttctcagcagcaccaggtgcTCCAAGAAGTCATCGTCCTCCTCCACCACGCAGCTCCGGGCGCCCgtgcccagctggcagcctggggacacGGCAAAGTCTGCGCACGCACAGGCTGCCCCCtcccaaaagcaaaagaaaggtGCTCCCCCCCACCCAAAAACTGAAGGGAGGCTTTGCCAGGTGCACACTCCGGGAAAAGGGGAGTCACAcgcagccctgcagagcagggccacCATCCCCCAGCTCGTCCCGGGGCTCCCAGCTCCGTACCCCACAGCACAGCCGCGGGCCGATCCTCTGACAGCGACCGGGATGAGTGAGACGAGCTGCTCATCCTTCAGCGCAAATCCAACACCCGAGACAGCAGCGCCCACGGGGCATCGAGCCCTGCCCTCGCAGCGACTGCtaataaaggaaaggaggagcCCGGGAGATGCGGGTTGGCAATACAGTGCAGGTGCGGGGGGTGGAGGGGTCATCAAAGCACCCACcaccccctcccaccccccagCAACACCCACAGCCCACCTGAGCACGCTTCAGCTTGATTGGAGACGAGcccaccagccctgccagcgAGGCCACTGCTCCCTGGGACCCCCGTTCTGCGGGCCCCCCGTTCCCTGAGccagcccaccctgccctccACTGCCTGGGAAGCGGCCCGTGGGCACAGGGCTCCTGCGGCCGGGCCAGCAGCGCACGGGCTGGCTGGGACCGTGTCCCACAGGGGAGGATGAGCCCGTGGGGAACGGGGGACACGCGGGACCTGCCAGCACTCAGGGTCAGCTGCCGGGATCGGGGATGAGCCCCCAGGTATCACCAGAGCCGGGTCTGAGGTTCTGCCCTGGGAACACTCCCGAGCTCCGTTTCTTCACTTTATTTAGTGACTTCATCATTGCAGGGTGTTTAAAGCAAAATACCAAGGAACGATCCCACTAGGGGAgaccctgcagcatcccaggtccagttccatcccagcgcaggagctgggatttccctggcaccaggaggtggcactggaCACCTCTGACAActctgcctggggcagggcttAGGGGTAGCACCGCAGCATGCCCAGAGCCCGGCGTTTCCCTGCTAGCCACAGCCTCGGGAGCGGGGATGGACCCCCCAAACCTCAGGCAGCCCCCCGGGAACAGCGCACGGAGCAGCACCCTCTGCCCGGGACAGATTTGGAGGCACGGCAGAGATCCAGAGGTTTATTTCACACTGCAGGGGGGGGACACAAACCAGGACAAAAACTGTACAGTCACTGAACATACTGACACCAACTCGTGGGCAGGGCACGTCTGCACACGTGTGAGATGAGGATGTACCTCCCATCCCGAGTGGCACGGACAAGGACATCTGTCCCAAACGAGAGGGAGAAACTGCCCAGAGGTCTGACAAGATCCTAATTCCCTGCGTTTGGAAGTCCTCCGTGCTCGGAGCTCCCCTCATTCCCCTgagcttttcctttgctgaaggcatcactgcagctcctggaattGCACTCAgccctgggatgcagcagctggggatggaaaTCCTGGGAAGGGCTTGAGCCTGCAGGAGGCTCTTCTCTCCTTctcaacagaagaaaacagttttgttcAAAACTGGCCAGGCCTGGGACGACAGGGTCCCTTGTCCTTcaagaaagcagagctggcagacTCCAGATCCCACTGCCAGGAACACCCCAGACGGGAGTTTGTCCCCTGCCCACACATCcctgaggctgtgctgccccttGGCGAGCGGCTCCAGAgcttttccccagctccaggtCTCCAGCACCAAGGGCACGAAGGAGCTGCTGCCGTCCCAAAACCAGCAGCGCTCCCAAGACagatcctcctcctcctctccgGGTCGGTGCACGCACTGCAGGGTCCTGCCAGCACCGTCACCCCcgctgctgcttctccagcccCGGCCCTGCAAGGAGAGGGTGGGAGGTGACACAGTGTCACCCGCCAGgctcagctggggacagggacccgCAGCCACCACCCCGCAGGCACAGAAGGGACCCAGGAGCACCGTGCACGAGGTGTGCGGCTCCAGGGAGCCCAGGAGGCAGCGGCCCGAGGAGGGTTAAAGCTCTCGGGGCAGTGGGGAGGTGTCGGCCGGGCTGACACCGGACTCACGTGCCCGAGCCcgggcagcagcctggggctggccaCGGGCCGTGGTCCCCGGGGAGGGCGGCGGCCAAGGCGGGC
Protein-coding regions in this window:
- the LOC101807855 gene encoding nucleoplasmin ATPase-like, which encodes MSSSSHSSRSLSEDRPAAVLWGCQLGTGARSCVVEEDDDFLEHLVLLRTICLGADARDQLHVVAVDSKNASGERRPMPIAALRSSLLPMICLKGLELVPPVTFVLQCGAGPVYLSGQRVTLEDDVTSEAHKEELSEEDVDDEDDDGAS